In one window of Rhodanobacter sp. FDAARGOS 1247 DNA:
- a CDS encoding 2-oxoglutarate dehydrogenase E1 component → MTTNLISEFFESSQLAGGNADYVESLYDAWLADASSVPAEWATYFSSFKGRESGDVSHTAAIARIEAAQKQRHNGATAAPVSDEHARKQAGVLRLLTAYRSRGHLAADLDPLGLTEKMTAPDLGLAFHGLSDADLDTEFDTGNYAGGGLRLKLRDLLARLQKTYASTIGAEFMHISNHEQRNWIYSRLEQAAGQSGLDKAGQQRVLDGLTAAEGLERYLHTKYVGQKRFSLEGGDSLIPMLDDVVREAGDNGIKELVIGMAHRGRLNVLVNILGKPPKTLFDEFEGKFDHPDDPAHSGDVKYHMGFSADVKTPKGGVHVALAFNPSHLEIVNPVVTGSVHARQTRRRDTAHTQSMAVLIHGDAAFAGQGVNMELLNMSQARGFRIGGSLHIVINNQVGFTTSNPQDARSTMYCTDLAKMVNAPVLHVNGDDPEAVILVTRIAYDFRKQFRRDVVIDLVCYRRHGHNEADEPAATQPVMYQIIRKRPTTRDLYQQQLVNQGVLADGEAQKQFEAYRARLEAGAPMTDLDPSPVRDGHVDWAKFIGGKLSTPVDTGVPRQKLQELSSKILTLPADLTLQARVAKIYDDRRKMAAGEQPADWGFAENLAYATLVDAGYDMRLVGQDSGRGTFFHRHAVLHDQKDGHTYMPLANVRASADVEVIDSLLSEEAVMAFEYGHSTTDPDTLNIWEGQFGDFANGAQVVIDQFISSGEAKWNRLCGLALFLPHGYEGQGPEHSSARLERFLQLCAFDNMQVCVPTTPAQDFHMIRRQMLRPVRKPLIVMTPKSLLRHKLAVSTLDELANGSFQLVIGEHRELAAKKVKRVVLCSGKVYYDLLEEAEKRGLKDVAIVRVEQLYPFPRVEVTTELDKYPSAKEVIWCQEEPMNQGAWFQIRHHLQACTGVKHSLSYAGRARSPAPAAGHHNTHVAEQAALVEQALVAPVGTDHSAE, encoded by the coding sequence GTGACTACAAACCTGATCAGCGAGTTCTTCGAATCTTCCCAACTCGCAGGCGGCAACGCCGATTACGTCGAATCGCTGTATGACGCCTGGCTGGCCGACGCCTCGTCGGTTCCCGCCGAATGGGCCACGTATTTCTCATCGTTCAAGGGTCGCGAGTCCGGCGACGTCTCCCACACCGCGGCCATCGCCCGCATCGAAGCGGCGCAGAAGCAGCGCCACAACGGCGCCACGGCCGCGCCGGTCAGCGATGAACACGCACGCAAGCAGGCCGGCGTGCTGCGCCTGCTCACCGCCTACCGCTCGCGCGGCCATCTTGCCGCCGACCTCGATCCGCTCGGCCTGACCGAGAAGATGACGGCACCCGACCTGGGCCTGGCCTTCCACGGCCTGTCCGATGCCGACCTCGACACCGAATTCGACACCGGCAACTACGCCGGCGGCGGCCTGCGCCTGAAGCTGCGCGACCTGCTGGCCCGCCTGCAGAAGACCTACGCCAGCACGATCGGCGCCGAGTTCATGCACATCAGCAACCACGAGCAGCGCAACTGGATCTACAGCCGGCTGGAACAGGCTGCCGGCCAGAGCGGCCTGGACAAGGCCGGCCAGCAGCGCGTGCTGGATGGCCTCACCGCCGCCGAGGGCCTGGAGCGCTACCTCCACACCAAGTACGTGGGCCAGAAGCGCTTCTCGCTGGAAGGCGGCGACAGCCTGATCCCGATGCTCGACGACGTGGTGCGCGAAGCCGGCGACAACGGCATCAAGGAACTGGTCATCGGCATGGCCCATCGCGGCCGCCTCAACGTGCTGGTCAACATCCTCGGCAAGCCGCCGAAGACCCTGTTCGACGAGTTCGAGGGCAAGTTCGACCACCCCGACGATCCGGCCCACTCGGGCGACGTGAAGTACCACATGGGCTTCTCCGCCGACGTCAAGACGCCCAAGGGCGGCGTGCACGTGGCGCTGGCGTTCAACCCGTCGCACCTGGAGATCGTCAACCCGGTGGTGACCGGTTCGGTGCACGCACGCCAGACCCGCCGCCGCGACACCGCGCACACGCAGTCGATGGCCGTGCTGATCCACGGCGACGCCGCGTTCGCCGGCCAGGGCGTGAACATGGAACTGCTGAACATGTCGCAGGCCCGCGGTTTCCGCATCGGCGGCAGCCTGCACATCGTGATCAACAACCAGGTCGGCTTCACCACCTCCAATCCGCAGGACGCGCGCTCCACCATGTACTGCACCGACCTGGCCAAGATGGTCAACGCGCCGGTGCTGCACGTGAACGGCGACGACCCCGAAGCGGTGATCCTGGTGACCCGGATCGCCTACGATTTCCGCAAGCAGTTCCGCCGCGACGTGGTGATCGACCTGGTCTGCTACCGTCGCCACGGCCACAACGAGGCCGATGAACCGGCCGCGACGCAGCCGGTGATGTACCAGATCATCCGCAAGCGCCCGACCACGCGCGACCTTTACCAGCAGCAGCTGGTCAATCAGGGCGTGCTGGCCGACGGCGAAGCTCAGAAGCAGTTCGAAGCCTATCGCGCACGGCTGGAAGCGGGCGCGCCGATGACCGACCTCGACCCGTCGCCGGTGCGCGACGGCCACGTCGACTGGGCGAAGTTCATCGGCGGCAAGCTGTCGACCCCGGTCGACACCGGCGTGCCCCGGCAGAAGCTGCAGGAGCTCTCCAGCAAGATCCTCACCCTGCCCGCCGACCTCACCCTGCAGGCGCGCGTGGCGAAGATCTACGACGACCGCCGCAAGATGGCCGCCGGCGAGCAGCCGGCCGACTGGGGCTTCGCCGAAAATCTCGCCTACGCCACCCTGGTCGATGCCGGCTACGACATGCGCCTGGTCGGCCAGGATTCCGGCCGCGGCACCTTCTTCCACCGCCATGCGGTGCTGCATGACCAGAAGGACGGCCACACCTACATGCCGCTGGCCAACGTGCGCGCCAGCGCCGACGTCGAGGTGATCGACTCGCTGCTCAGCGAAGAAGCGGTGATGGCGTTCGAGTACGGCCACTCCACCACCGACCCGGACACGCTGAACATCTGGGAAGGCCAGTTCGGCGATTTCGCCAACGGCGCCCAGGTGGTGATCGACCAGTTCATCAGCTCCGGCGAAGCGAAGTGGAACCGCCTGTGCGGCCTGGCGCTGTTCCTGCCGCACGGCTATGAAGGCCAGGGCCCGGAACATTCCTCCGCGCGTCTGGAACGCTTCCTGCAGCTGTGCGCGTTCGACAACATGCAGGTCTGCGTGCCGACCACGCCGGCGCAGGATTTCCACATGATCCGCCGGCAGATGCTGCGCCCGGTGCGCAAGCCGCTGATCGTGATGACGCCGAAATCGCTGTTGCGCCACAAGCTGGCGGTGTCCACCCTGGACGAGCTGGCCAACGGCAGCTTCCAGCTGGTGATCGGCGAGCATCGCGAGCTGGCCGCGAAGAAGGTCAAGCGCGTGGTGCTGTGCTCGGGCAAGGTCTACTACGACCTGCTGGAAGAAGCCGAGAAGCGCGGACTGAAGGACGTGGCGATCGTGCGCGTCGAGCAGCTGTATCCGTTCCCGCGCGTCGAGGTCACCACCGAACTGGACAAGTACCCTTCCGCCAAGGAAGTGATCTGGTGCCAGGAAGAGCCGATGAACCAGGGCGCGTGGTTCCAGATCCGCCATCACCTGCAGGCCTGCACCGGCGTCAAGCACAGCCTGTCGTACGCCGGTCGCGCCCGTTCGCCGGCACCGGCGGCTGGCCACCACAACACCCACGTCGCCGAACAGGCGGCACTCGTCGAACAGGCGCTGGTCGCGCCGGTCGGCACCGATCACTCTGCAGAATAA
- a CDS encoding cupin domain-containing protein: MTKPTVFPIEVRGSARQPLGMSPARFLRDYWQKRPLLIRQAFPDFQPPLQPDDLAGLACEPAALARLIVHDEKRDQWHVHPGPLGEADFANTPDSNWTLLVQDVDKWDADVAGLLQHFSFLPSWRMDDVMVSYAEPGGGVGAHVDQYDVFLIQGLGQRHWAISDDPLAPKAFRPDVELKQLAQFEPTHEWLLDAGDILYLPPGVPHDGVAFGGPCMTFSVGMRAPSQAELTGDLADYIAEQLPDELRYADPDLKPARATGEIDRAALERLKSTLPFAAALRDDLLHDWFGRFITRYRNAQIPAPLDKPLSVEAFLKQLEGGAQLLRHPWSRLAWHRDKSTCTLYVSGAAYPATPALAQTLCEQRSHTPARKISAAERKLLLALVNDGHLIVRKSRQRR, translated from the coding sequence ATGACCAAGCCCACCGTTTTCCCCATCGAAGTCCGCGGCTCGGCCCGGCAGCCACTGGGCATGTCGCCCGCCCGCTTCCTCCGCGACTACTGGCAGAAGCGTCCGCTGCTGATCCGCCAGGCGTTTCCCGATTTCCAGCCGCCGCTGCAGCCGGACGATCTGGCCGGCCTGGCCTGCGAGCCTGCCGCCTTGGCCCGGTTGATCGTGCATGACGAAAAGCGCGACCAATGGCACGTCCATCCCGGTCCGCTCGGCGAGGCGGATTTCGCGAATACTCCCGACAGCAACTGGACGTTGCTGGTGCAGGATGTCGACAAGTGGGACGCGGACGTGGCCGGCCTGCTGCAGCACTTCAGCTTCCTGCCCAGCTGGCGGATGGACGACGTGATGGTGTCCTACGCCGAGCCCGGCGGCGGCGTCGGCGCGCACGTCGACCAGTACGACGTGTTCCTGATCCAGGGCCTGGGCCAGCGCCACTGGGCGATCAGCGATGATCCGCTGGCACCGAAGGCCTTCCGCCCCGACGTGGAACTGAAGCAGCTGGCGCAGTTCGAACCGACCCACGAATGGCTGCTCGACGCCGGCGACATCCTGTACCTGCCGCCGGGCGTGCCGCACGACGGCGTGGCATTCGGCGGTCCGTGCATGACATTTTCGGTGGGCATGCGCGCGCCGTCGCAGGCGGAGCTGACCGGCGACCTGGCCGACTACATCGCCGAACAGTTGCCGGACGAGCTGCGCTACGCCGACCCGGACCTGAAACCGGCCAGGGCCACCGGCGAGATCGACCGCGCCGCGCTGGAGCGCCTGAAGAGCACGCTGCCGTTCGCCGCGGCCCTGCGCGACGACCTGCTGCACGACTGGTTCGGCCGTTTCATCACGCGCTACCGCAACGCGCAGATCCCGGCGCCGCTGGACAAGCCATTGAGCGTCGAGGCCTTCCTCAAGCAACTCGAAGGCGGCGCGCAACTGCTGCGTCACCCGTGGTCGCGGCTGGCCTGGCACCGCGACAAGTCGACCTGCACGCTGTATGTCAGCGGCGCCGCCTACCCGGCCACGCCGGCGCTGGCGCAGACATTGTGCGAGCAGCGCAGCCATACCCCCGCCAGGAAGATCAGCGCCGCCGAACGCAAGCTGCTGCTGGCGCTGGTCAACGATGGTCACCTGATCGTGCGCAAATCCCGCCAACGTCGCTGA
- a CDS encoding assimilatory sulfite reductase (NADPH) flavoprotein subunit: MNSVVARNIADAELPADRLDLLARGLDGLGAAQLYWVAAWAAAQAGQLQRHGAAAPVPATQAGERLTILYGSQTGNARRIATALASRSEALGLPVRLLRADAYPQRELAQERHLLVVVSTQGDGEPPDDTRGLFEFITGKRAPKLPVLQFAVLGLGDSSYPQFCTIGRQLDERLAALGASRLHPFGEADLEFELVAEPWSEQVVERARDVLKQVTAPGRVTPLHVVPPASAHSREQPFSAVVLANQRIVSRDSTRDIRHLELSLEGSGLRYQPGDALGVWPRNPPALAAQWLDLLQLDGAGEVSWKHRRQPLRQWLERDCELTRLHRGFITALAAAGGHAELAGLLQPENAARLAAVLADDQPIDLLRRHPATWQPEALLAALRPLAPRLYSIASSPAAVGEEVHLTVAVVDYEADGHAHWGAASSLLAASGEDARLEVFIEPNERFRLPADDARDIIMIGPGTGVAPFRAFVQERRERGGSGRNWLFFGNRHFASDFLYQVEWQQALTDGALHRLDLAFSRDDALSESPHKNVRGVARDSQKTYVQDRLRQRGADLYAWLDGGAHLYVCGDAKHMARDVHAALIEVAVAHGGHSAESAEAWLGELLQQGRYARDVY; the protein is encoded by the coding sequence GTGAATTCAGTCGTCGCCAGAAACATTGCCGATGCCGAGCTGCCCGCGGACAGGCTTGACCTGCTGGCCAGGGGCCTGGACGGACTGGGCGCGGCCCAGCTGTACTGGGTGGCCGCCTGGGCGGCCGCGCAGGCGGGACAGCTCCAGCGCCACGGCGCGGCGGCGCCCGTCCCGGCGACGCAGGCGGGCGAGCGGCTGACCATCCTCTACGGCAGCCAGACCGGCAACGCCCGCCGCATCGCCACCGCGCTGGCCAGTCGCAGCGAGGCGCTGGGCCTGCCGGTGCGACTGCTGCGCGCCGACGCCTACCCGCAGCGCGAACTGGCGCAGGAGCGTCACCTGCTGGTGGTGGTCAGCACCCAGGGCGACGGCGAGCCGCCGGATGATACGCGTGGCCTGTTCGAGTTCATCACCGGCAAGCGGGCGCCGAAATTGCCGGTGCTGCAGTTCGCCGTGCTGGGGCTGGGCGACTCCAGCTATCCGCAGTTCTGCACGATCGGGCGTCAGCTGGACGAACGGCTGGCGGCGCTGGGCGCCAGCCGCCTGCATCCCTTCGGCGAAGCCGACCTGGAGTTCGAACTGGTCGCCGAACCCTGGTCGGAACAGGTGGTGGAGCGCGCCCGTGATGTGCTCAAGCAGGTCACGGCACCCGGGCGGGTGACGCCGTTGCATGTGGTGCCGCCAGCCAGCGCGCATTCCCGCGAACAACCGTTCAGCGCGGTGGTGCTGGCCAACCAGCGCATCGTCAGCCGGGACAGCACCCGCGACATCCGCCATCTGGAGCTGTCGCTGGAAGGTTCCGGCCTGCGCTACCAGCCGGGTGATGCGCTGGGCGTGTGGCCGCGCAATCCGCCGGCGCTGGCGGCGCAATGGCTCGACCTCCTGCAGCTCGATGGCGCGGGCGAAGTGAGCTGGAAGCATCGCCGTCAGCCGTTGCGGCAATGGCTGGAGCGCGATTGCGAACTCACCCGCCTGCATCGCGGCTTCATCACGGCGCTGGCCGCGGCCGGCGGGCACGCCGAACTGGCCGGGCTGCTGCAGCCGGAAAACGCGGCCCGGCTGGCCGCGGTGCTGGCCGACGACCAGCCCATCGACCTGCTGCGCCGCCATCCCGCGACCTGGCAACCCGAAGCCCTGCTGGCGGCGTTGCGGCCGCTGGCGCCGCGGCTGTACTCGATCGCCTCCAGCCCGGCGGCCGTGGGCGAGGAGGTGCACCTGACCGTGGCCGTGGTCGATTACGAAGCCGATGGCCATGCCCACTGGGGCGCAGCCTCCAGCCTGCTGGCCGCCAGCGGCGAGGACGCCCGGCTGGAGGTCTTCATCGAGCCGAACGAGCGCTTCCGGCTGCCGGCCGACGACGCGCGCGACATCATCATGATCGGCCCCGGTACCGGCGTGGCCCCGTTCCGCGCCTTCGTGCAGGAACGCCGCGAGCGCGGGGGCAGTGGCCGCAACTGGCTGTTCTTCGGCAACCGTCATTTTGCCAGCGACTTCCTCTATCAGGTCGAATGGCAGCAGGCGTTGACGGATGGCGCGCTGCACCGGCTCGACCTGGCGTTCTCGCGGGATGACGCTCTTTCTGAAAGTCCGCACAAGAATGTACGGGGTGTTGCGAGGGATTCGCAAAAAACTTACGTGCAGGATCGTCTGCGCCAGCGTGGCGCCGATCTGTACGCCTGGCTCGATGGCGGCGCACATCTCTATGTCTGTGGCGACGCGAAACACATGGCGCGCGACGTGCACGCCGCCCTGATCGAGGTGGCCGTGGCCCACGGCGGTCATTCCGCCGAATCCGCCGAGGCCTGGCTGGGCGAGCTGCTGCAGCAGGGCCGCTACGCCCGTGACGTCTATTAG
- the odhB gene encoding 2-oxoglutarate dehydrogenase complex dihydrolipoyllysine-residue succinyltransferase codes for MSIELKVPVLPESVSDATIATWHKKAGDAVKRDENLVDLETDKVVLEVPSPVDGVLKEIRHDIGDTVNSEQIIAIIEEGAAAAAPAPAAAAPAAAAPAAAAPAPAAAAPAPASSKAAAELSPAAQRVATENKVDTSAIAGTGRDGRIIKEDVVNAGSRPAAAPAAPAAKPTPGSRPEERVPMTRMRARIAERLMQSKNSIAMLTSFNEVNLSEVTKMRKTLGEAFQKEHGIKLGFMSFFVKAAAEALKRYPFVNASVDGNDVIYHGYQDISIAVSTDKGLVTPVLRDVQDMSFADVEKGIADYATKARANKLSLDDLQGGTFTITNGGTFGSLLSTPIVNPPQSAILGMHTIKERAIVENGQIIAAPMMYIALSYDHRIIDGKDAVLFLVDIKNQLENPQRMLLGL; via the coding sequence ATGTCCATCGAACTCAAAGTCCCCGTCCTGCCCGAGTCGGTCTCCGACGCCACCATTGCCACCTGGCACAAGAAAGCCGGCGACGCGGTGAAGCGCGACGAGAACCTGGTCGACCTCGAAACCGACAAGGTGGTGCTGGAAGTGCCCTCGCCGGTTGACGGCGTGCTGAAGGAAATCCGCCACGACATCGGCGACACGGTGAACAGCGAGCAGATCATCGCGATCATCGAGGAAGGTGCCGCTGCCGCCGCTCCGGCTCCGGCTGCCGCCGCTCCGGCTGCCGCCGCTCCGGCTGCTGCCGCTCCGGCGCCCGCCGCCGCGGCACCCGCCCCCGCCTCGTCGAAGGCCGCCGCCGAGCTTTCGCCCGCCGCGCAGCGCGTCGCCACCGAGAACAAGGTCGACACCTCCGCCATCGCCGGCACCGGCCGCGACGGCCGCATCATCAAGGAAGACGTGGTCAACGCCGGCTCGCGTCCTGCCGCGGCTCCCGCCGCGCCGGCGGCGAAGCCGACTCCGGGTTCGCGTCCGGAAGAACGCGTGCCGATGACCCGCATGCGCGCGCGCATCGCCGAGCGCCTGATGCAGTCGAAGAACTCGATCGCCATGCTCACCTCGTTCAACGAGGTGAACCTGAGCGAAGTGACGAAGATGCGCAAGACGCTGGGCGAGGCGTTCCAGAAGGAACACGGCATCAAGCTCGGCTTCATGAGCTTCTTCGTCAAGGCCGCCGCCGAGGCGCTGAAGCGCTACCCGTTCGTCAACGCCTCGGTCGACGGCAACGACGTGATCTATCACGGCTACCAGGACATCTCGATCGCGGTGTCCACCGACAAGGGCCTGGTCACGCCGGTGCTGCGCGACGTGCAGGACATGAGCTTCGCCGACGTCGAAAAGGGCATCGCCGACTACGCCACCAAGGCGCGCGCCAACAAGCTGTCGCTGGACGACCTGCAGGGCGGCACGTTCACCATCACCAATGGCGGCACCTTCGGCTCGCTGCTGTCCACCCCGATCGTCAACCCGCCGCAGAGCGCGATCCTGGGCATGCACACGATCAAGGAGCGCGCCATCGTCGAGAACGGCCAGATCATCGCCGCCCCGATGATGTACATCGCGCTGTCCTACGACCACCGCATCATCGACGGCAAGGACGCGGTGCTGTTCCTGGTCGACATCAAGAACCAGCTGGAGAATCCGCAAAGGATGTTGCTGGGCCTTTGA
- a CDS encoding GNAT family N-acetyltransferase yields MKLQDFHIEIADWSNPDQQAALLDLRETVFIHEQGVPEQRERDGLDVDCWHLLARDEHGQPIGCGRLTPQHKIGRMAVLRDWRGRGVGQALLREMISRARSQGWPEVKLDAQVSAQGFYEREGFAAFGETFEDAGLPHQAMRLALPAADHVPAALPDIGTLAAGTRGETAAARLQLLADARHRLDIHLPLLGSDAYASPDELAELRRIAISGRGAQIRILLHDPAAALRGDHRLIALAQRLPSAIQIRTPVDEVDLAYLAAYLLNDAGGYLFLPEAARPQGRAARHDRASQAPLQQHFDEVWERAERASELQSLNI; encoded by the coding sequence ATGAAACTGCAGGACTTCCACATCGAGATCGCCGACTGGTCGAACCCCGACCAGCAAGCCGCCCTGCTCGACCTGCGCGAAACCGTGTTCATCCACGAACAGGGCGTGCCCGAGCAGCGCGAGCGCGACGGACTCGATGTGGACTGCTGGCACCTGCTGGCGCGCGACGAGCATGGCCAGCCGATCGGCTGCGGCCGGCTCACCCCGCAGCACAAGATCGGGCGCATGGCCGTGCTGCGCGACTGGCGCGGTCGCGGCGTCGGCCAGGCGCTGCTGCGCGAGATGATTTCCCGGGCCCGCAGCCAGGGCTGGCCGGAGGTGAAGCTGGATGCCCAGGTCAGCGCCCAGGGTTTCTACGAGCGTGAAGGCTTCGCGGCTTTCGGCGAGACCTTCGAGGACGCCGGCCTGCCCCATCAGGCGATGCGCCTGGCCCTGCCCGCAGCGGACCACGTGCCGGCAGCACTGCCCGACATCGGCACGCTCGCTGCCGGCACGCGCGGCGAGACCGCGGCGGCGCGCCTGCAACTGCTGGCCGATGCCCGCCATCGGCTGGACATCCACCTGCCCCTGCTGGGCAGCGATGCCTACGCCAGCCCGGACGAACTGGCCGAGCTGCGACGCATCGCGATCTCCGGCCGCGGGGCGCAGATCCGCATCCTGCTGCACGATCCGGCCGCCGCGCTGCGCGGTGACCATCGACTGATCGCCCTGGCGCAACGCCTGCCCAGCGCGATCCAGATCCGCACGCCGGTCGATGAGGTCGACCTGGCCTACCTCGCGGCCTATCTGCTCAACGACGCCGGCGGCTATCTGTTCCTGCCCGAGGCCGCGCGCCCCCAGGGCCGCGCCGCCCGCCACGACCGCGCCAGCCAGGCGCCGCTGCAGCAGCACTTCGACGAAGTGTGGGAGCGTGCCGAACGGGCCAGCGAGCTGCAGTCGCTGAATATCTGA
- a CDS encoding sulfite exporter TauE/SafE family protein, translating to MPAFSEFITFAAVGALAQLIDGALGMAYGITAASMLLGLGLPPVVASASVHYAETFTCGASGLSHLAAGNVRRRLFWALALPGVAGAVIGALVLSHVPAAWMRMALTPYLLGMGLCLLLRGRRAPGEHDDRIPSATRPLGLVAGFADAVAGGGWSAITVTALVARGATPRMVIGTVHLAKCAVSAAASVSFLWHVGASHGVAVLGLIVGGVAAAPLGAVLTRRLPPRAATLLAATAVLGLGLHGVAQALR from the coding sequence ATGCCAGCATTCTCCGAATTCATCACCTTTGCCGCCGTGGGCGCGCTGGCCCAGCTGATCGACGGCGCCCTGGGCATGGCCTACGGCATCACGGCGGCAAGCATGCTGCTGGGCCTCGGCCTGCCGCCCGTGGTGGCCAGCGCCAGCGTGCATTACGCGGAGACCTTCACCTGTGGCGCCTCCGGCCTCAGCCATCTGGCTGCGGGCAACGTGCGACGAAGGCTGTTCTGGGCCCTGGCGCTACCGGGCGTGGCTGGCGCGGTGATCGGCGCGCTGGTGCTCAGCCACGTGCCGGCAGCATGGATGCGGATGGCGCTGACGCCGTACCTGCTCGGCATGGGCCTGTGCCTGTTGCTGCGCGGCAGGCGAGCACCGGGCGAGCACGATGACCGCATCCCGTCGGCGACGCGGCCGCTGGGCCTGGTCGCAGGCTTTGCCGACGCCGTCGCCGGCGGCGGCTGGAGCGCGATCACGGTGACCGCCCTGGTCGCCCGGGGCGCCACCCCGCGCATGGTGATCGGCACGGTGCACCTGGCCAAGTGCGCGGTCAGCGCCGCGGCCAGCGTCAGCTTCCTGTGGCATGTCGGCGCCAGCCATGGCGTCGCGGTGCTCGGGCTGATCGTGGGCGGCGTCGCCGCCGCGCCGCTGGGCGCCGTGCTCACCCGGCGTCTGCCGCCACGGGCGGCGACCCTGCTGGCGGCGACCGCCGTGCTGGGACTGGGACTGCATGGCGTGGCCCAGGCCCTGCGCTGA
- the cysI gene encoding assimilatory sulfite reductase (NADPH) hemoprotein subunit encodes MLSHLEKIKAESRFLRGGIAEGLADPVTGAISDDDTKLLKFHGSYQQDDRDLREERRRQKLEPAYAFMLRARLPSGVVTPAQWLVFDRIAREYASGSLRITTRQTFQWHGIIKRQLKPTIAAIHAALASTIAACGDVVRNVVSTANPVESAAHAEAYAWATRLSAELAPKTRAYHEIWLDGEQLAGAPEVEPLYGATYLPRKFKIGLAIPPLNDIDVFAQDLGLIAIIEQGVLRGFNIAIGGGMGATHGDASTYPRLASVIGFVAPEQLFEVAETVIGVQRDWGDRAERKHARLKYTLDRHGLDTFTAELASRLGYALAPPREHRFEHNGDRYGWVEGHDGRWHLTLHIESGRLADTGDRRWLSGLRELAKVHAGDFRLTCNQNVIIANVPAAERSRIDAIVHAHGLGEYRAQGGIRRHAIACVALPTCGLAMAESERYLPALLPKLELLLARHGLADAPILLRLSGCPNGCSRPYLGEIALVGRGPGRYDLRLAADFSGQRLNQVYRENIDEATILDALDPLFARYANERGEGEGFGDFLLRAGIVAAVKPRHIPLAVLS; translated from the coding sequence ATGCTTTCCCATCTCGAAAAAATCAAGGCTGAAAGCCGCTTCCTGCGGGGCGGCATCGCCGAGGGCCTGGCCGATCCGGTCACCGGCGCGATCAGCGACGACGACACCAAGCTGCTGAAATTCCACGGCAGCTATCAGCAGGACGACCGCGACCTGCGCGAGGAGCGTCGCCGGCAGAAGCTGGAGCCGGCCTACGCCTTCATGCTGCGTGCGCGCCTGCCCAGCGGCGTGGTGACGCCGGCGCAGTGGCTGGTGTTCGATCGCATCGCCCGCGAATACGCCAGCGGCTCGCTGCGCATCACCACGCGGCAGACCTTCCAGTGGCACGGCATCATCAAGCGCCAGCTGAAGCCGACCATCGCCGCGATCCACGCGGCGCTGGCCAGCACCATCGCCGCCTGCGGCGACGTGGTGCGCAACGTGGTCAGCACGGCCAACCCGGTCGAGTCCGCCGCGCACGCCGAGGCGTACGCCTGGGCCACGCGGCTGTCCGCCGAGCTGGCGCCGAAGACGCGGGCGTATCACGAGATCTGGCTGGACGGCGAGCAGCTGGCAGGCGCGCCGGAGGTCGAGCCGCTGTACGGCGCGACCTATCTGCCGCGCAAATTCAAGATCGGCCTGGCGATCCCGCCGCTCAACGACATCGACGTGTTCGCCCAGGATCTGGGCCTGATCGCGATCATCGAGCAGGGCGTGTTGCGCGGCTTCAACATCGCCATCGGCGGCGGCATGGGCGCCACCCACGGCGACGCCAGCACCTATCCGCGGCTGGCCAGCGTGATCGGCTTCGTCGCGCCGGAGCAGTTGTTCGAGGTCGCCGAGACGGTGATCGGCGTGCAGCGTGACTGGGGCGACCGCGCCGAGCGCAAGCATGCGCGACTGAAATACACGCTGGACCGGCACGGCCTGGACACGTTCACGGCGGAACTGGCATCGCGGCTGGGCTATGCGCTGGCTCCGCCGCGCGAGCACCGCTTCGAGCACAACGGCGACCGCTATGGCTGGGTCGAGGGACACGATGGCCGCTGGCATCTCACCTTGCACATCGAGTCCGGCCGGCTTGCCGACACCGGCGACCGGCGCTGGCTCAGCGGCCTGCGCGAACTGGCGAAGGTGCACGCGGGCGACTTCCGCCTGACCTGCAACCAGAACGTGATCATCGCCAACGTGCCGGCCGCCGAGCGTTCGCGCATCGATGCGATCGTGCACGCGCATGGCCTTGGCGAATACCGGGCGCAGGGCGGCATCCGCCGTCATGCGATCGCCTGCGTGGCCTTGCCCACCTGCGGCCTGGCGATGGCCGAAAGCGAACGCTACCTGCCGGCGCTGCTGCCGAAGCTGGAATTGCTGCTGGCCCGCCACGGCCTGGCTGACGCGCCGATCCTGCTGCGCCTGTCCGGCTGCCCCAACGGTTGCTCGCGCCCGTACCTGGGCGAGATCGCCCTGGTCGGGCGCGGGCCGGGTCGCTACGACCTGCGGCTGGCTGCCGACTTCAGCGGCCAGCGCCTGAACCAGGTGTATCGGGAGAACATCGACGAGGCGACGATCCTCGACGCGCTTGATCCGCTGTTTGCGCGCTACGCGAATGAACGCGGCGAGGGCGAGGGTTTCGGCGATTTCCTGCTGCGCGCCGGCATCGTGGCGGCGGTGAAGCCACGGCATATTCCGCTGGCGGTGCTGTCATGA